CTCGCCAGCCGCCCGGCTTGCCACCCTGCGGCGCCTGGCCCTTCCCCATGCTGGCCCCGTCGGCCCAGGAGACAGCGGTCCCGATGTCCCAGACCGAGGCCGACCTGGCCCTGCAGCCCCCACCGCCTCTCGCCGCCGTGGGGCAGCCCCGCCTCGGGCCCCCTCCTCGCCGGGCGCGCCGCTTCTCCGGGAAGGCTGAGCCCCGGCCCCGTTCTTCCCGCCTCAGCCGCCGCAGCTCAGTCGACTTGGGGCTGCTGAGCTCTTGGTCCCAGCCAGCCTCATCTGTTCCGGAGCCCCCAAGTCCTCCGGACTCTACTGGTGCCTGCCCGGTGAGGAGCCCAGCGCCCAACTCCGAAGAGCCCCCCGAGGGCACGTGCACCGGGGGAGCCCCGGTGAAGGCTGCAGACTCTGCTTCCGAACTCGCGGGCTCCGCAGGAGTCCTGGGGTCTGGGGAGCCACCGAGGCTACCCGAAGTCACAGCCCGAGAGCGGCGGCGGGAGCTGGAGGAGAAGGAGGACACGGAGACACAGGCTGTGGCGACGTCCCCAGACGGTCGATACCTCAAGTTTGACATCGAGATTGGACGTGGCTCCTTCAAGACTGTGTATCGAGGGCTGGACACGGACACCACGGTGGAGGTGGCCTGGTGTGAGCTGCAGGTGCGGCTGGGTGCCCCCTCGGTACACCTCGGGATGGGATCCTTTGCGCGTCTTGGGATGGGAGACCTCGGGGGCAGCCGCAAGGGAGGGATATATTTTTCCAGTCAAATGTCCAGACATCCCGGCTCCCCTTGCTTTGATGATCTATGAACCTGGCTGATTCTGGGCTGCAGAAGGAGCAACTGAGGCAGGTTGTGTGCTGTGGCTTCCCCATGGGCATGAACGTTCCCACTTGAAAGTCTCCATACTCAACCCTGAGAGGTGGGGGAAAAGGATGAGAAATGGAGGAGCCAGTTCGATCTGGGGGCCTGACTCCACCAATTTCTTGCAGCCCAACCCactatctcttcctccccctttcccttAAGTCCTGAGAACTTCGGTGTGACCCTGGTCCTTCTGCTCATTcccccaggtctttgcaaatcAGGAGACTGGGAGGTTGGCCAGGAGTTGGGGCAGCATCCTCTCCACCTCTTGAAGATTTAGGGGAATTGTGGCAAGATGGGTCCCTCTCAGACCCCTTCTGGGGCAGTCAGACCTGGGGGGGGCAGTGAGCCCCAGCCCTGGACTGAGTCTAGTCCTCCTCATCCCACTGCCTACCTGGGCTCTCCTTTCCCAGACCCAAAGGTGCTTAGCCTCATGGGCTTTGGGGGAGATATTGATCTTCCGGACCTTCCTCCCAGGCTACCACTCAGCCTATGAGTGGGAAGAACCCAGACAATTCTGGGCCCTGCTTGGGATTGGGGGATGGAGACAGTgggagcccccccccccccactggccCTGGCATGGGGCTCACCCCTTGTGCCTGCCAGTGCCACACCCCAGGCTCCAGGCCCAGCCTGGAGAGGCAGCCAAACTTAAGGATGAGAGGGGACAGGACAGCCATTAGGGGAGGAGTCTCCTGGCACCTGGTTCTGgatcctttctccttttctttataCTTCCCTCCGGAGCCCTCCCACCTCCTGTCTGGATCTAGCAGTTCCCAAGTTCTGGGGCCAACCCCCTTCCAGGCCCCAATTCCCTGCCTGCCGCCTGCCCGCTGCCGGCTTGCTGCCTGCCGGCTGCCAGCCCCTGGGCGCCCCCTCCCGCCCCCGGCCTCCCCAGCCGCCACAAAGGCGCTATTGAGCTCTGGGCCTCCGGGTCTCCGCTGCATAAAGGTGCTTGTGTGCAGCGGGGGTCCAGGGTGGGTGTGTCCCTGTAGCCGCCAGATGGGGCTGAACCAGAGTTCGGGGTCTGAACCCTTTGGGCTAGCAATCCCACTgacccagaagcatctgtctgctCCAATCCTCACCTCTCTCCCAGCCCTGGCCCATGGGACCCCGTGGGTGTCCTGGGCCTGAGGTGACTCCCTCCCCCATCCCACAGACTCGGAAGCTGTCTCGGGCTGAGCGTCAGCGTTTCTCGGAGGAGGTGGAGATGCTCAAGGGACTGCAGCACCCCAACATCGTTCGCTTCTATGACTCGTGGAAGTCAGTGCTGAGGGGCCAGGTTTGCATCGTGCTGGTCACCGAACTCATGACCTCGGGCACGCTCAAGACGTGAGCTCTGCGCCTGGCAGGGGGAGGCCTGGGAAGTGTCCCCACTGCTTCCTAACTCTTCCCAGCTTCCTCAAATTCTGCACATCCGGGTCCAAACTGGGCTCACCATCTTCCACCTACCCCTCCTGTGCCCCTGCCTCAGTGAATGGTAACTTCCACTTAGCACTCCAGCAAAAATCTTGGGCTTCTCCCCAGACTACTCCTCTCCTTCCAGGCTGtgcatccccccacccccactgtccGTCTCCTTAACATCTCCCACCTAGCTAGCCTGGAGCCCAGCAGCAGCCCCCTAAAGGGCTTGTGCCTACTCTACTCTGCCTCCTTCAAGCCATCCTATCCTTACCACCGCTCTGGGGATAAAGTCCACACTCAACTAACCTGGTCATTTTCAGCCTCAGTTCCAGACAACCCGAATTCCCGGCAtgtcctcccaccctccccactcaCTGGCTGTCCCCGTGACTTTGAACACAGTGTCTCGTCTGCCTGGAAAGTCTCCATCCCTTCCCCCTTTCACCCttgaactcctactcatccttcaaggcgCAACACAAAAGTTATTTCCTCTGCGAAGCGATCCCCCGCGCTCGGGGCACTTAGTCATCCCTTCCGGGCGGCATAGCACCTTGGCCACGGCCCTTTCTGCAAACTTACCTCCCTGCCGGTTTGGTAGCCTAGTGTCTACCTATCCCACACTCCTGACTCAGTTTCTCCGGGTGCTGACGCGGACCTGGGCTAAGAGAAAACTCCAAGATGCGGCGGCGGGGGTGGGGCGAGGGCGGGGTGCCAGTGAGGGCCCCTCCCCCGCATATACATCCCTGCTTCGACTCTGCCTATGCGCCCTCCCCCAGGTACCTGAGGAGGTTCCGCGAGATGAAGCCACGAGTCCTTCAGCGCTGGAGCCGTCAAATCCTGCGGGGGCTTCATTTCCTACACTCCCGGGTTCCCCCCATACTGCACCGGGATCTCAAATGTGACAATGTCTTTATCACTGGCCCCTCGGGCTCGGTCAAGATTGGGGACCTGGGCCTGGCTACGCTCAAGCGTGCCTCCTTCGCCAAGAGCGTCATTGGTGCGTCCTCTAGGAGGGTTCTCGCCATTCCTACCTCCCCCGCGCCAGAGGAGAGCCTAGGGACCCCACCCCCGCACAGTCCTTCCAGATCCGAGGAGCTGAGACCACGGGGAAGCGGGGGAGAGCCATGGCACCCCCCCCACATTCTGTGGGGGAGGGCGAGTCACTTGTGTCCCGGGCTACTTAGTCCAAAGATGTGCCTAAGAGGAGGGACACACCAGAAGGGAGGCCCTGCAGCCTGATCCCTGCTGTGGACCCTGCAGGGACCCCGGAGTTCATGGCCCCCGAGATGTACGAGGAAAAGTACGATGAGGCCGTGGACGTGTACGCGTTCGGCATGTGTATGCTGGAGATGGCTACCTCGGAGTACCCGTACTCCGAGTGCCAGAATGCCGCGCAAATCTACCGCAAGGTCACTTCGGTgagaggaggtgggggaggagagggaaTTTCAGATCCCCTTCCCATTGTCCTGCCGTACCACCCCTTCCCCTTAGTGAAATGCCTTTCCCCTTAGTGAAAACAGGCGAGACAGAAAGATGCCCTGCTGAACACTGAAGGGTATTAGGTGCACACACGCCCCTCTCCACTACAAGCTGTTTAGAATAACGATACGTGTAGCATTTCCCGGAGTTTACGAATGGGTTCACAGCCAGTCTCAACAGATCTTTCCAGCTGCCCCGCGAGGTGAGCAGGGCAAATGTTTTGCCCTGCGTTTCATAaatgagaaaacaggctcagcGGGAGCCTCGTTCAAGGTCACTGCCAAAACGTGGAGGGATTGGGATTTGAAATCCAGTCTCCCAGTAGCAGTCACCACTGCAGGGGCTGCAGCCTCAGGCGGGTGTAGGCTGTCTAGTAGAGAAGTGGGGCGCAGGGGGTAGCAGGCTTCACGCAGCTCCACTCCCCCAGGGCACAAAGCCCAACAGCTTCTACAAGGTGAAGATGCCAGAGGTGAAGGAGATCATTGAAGGCTGCATCCGCACGGATAAGAACGAGAGGTAGGGTGGAGGGGCGAGGCGGGGTCGCGGGCCACGGCGAGGGGCTCGGCTCACCCGGCTCCGCCCTCAGGTTCACAATCCAGGACCTCCTGGCTCACGCCTTTTTCCGCGAGGAGCGCGGCGTACACGTGGAGCTGGCGGAGGAGGACGACGGTGAGAAGCCAGGCCTCAAGCTCTGGCTGCGCATGGAGGACGCGCGGCGAGGGGGTCGGCCGCGGGACAACCAGGCCATTGAGTTCCTCTTCCAGCTGGGCCGGGACGCGGCCGAGGAGGTGGCGCAGGAGATGGTGAGAAGACAGCGGACTGTACTGAGGCTGGGCGTGTGAGGGGCGGGGCACGTGGGCCCCTACGGGAGGGGCCAGTGAGACAGGGTGTTGGAAGAGGGGTCCAACCCACCTGTCCGGGCATCTGCTGCAGGTGTCTCCCTGCCTCTCCCGCCTTAACACACCCCGCACACACACCCAGTGTTCCCGACACCTTGAAGATCTCCTTTTCCAGAACAAGGTCTGGGCCCCTCCaacctgcctgcttttgctccgCCTGATCCGTTTTTCTGGAATACTCTTCCCTGCCatccatttttctctctctttctcacctttatctctctccttctccatgCTCAGAACTACCAAtttcaggaagccttcccctcTACAGGAGCCcctgtggtccagtggttaagagatcagctgctaaccaagaggtctgcagtttgaatccaccagctccttggaaaccatatggggcgattctactctgtcctacagggtggttgTGAGACGGAATACACTCCAgggcaacggatttgggtttcCCCTCTAGAGTCAAAATGAAATGCTTCTTTCCACTTCAGCAGGTCTTCCATTACAGCATCCACCATCATCTGTCCCTACAGTCATGTCTTTCTCCTCTACTAGACCTTAAACTCCTTGAGGCAGagactgtgttttgttttgttttaatttatctcTCTctgacagtgcttggcacatggtaggAGCTCATTAATAGCCCTCATGGGTACATGGCTTAAAGCACTTTTGCAAACATTTGATTGTTACCAGCCTGGATGGTGGGTAATTTTATCTCAATTTATTGATGAAGAAAGAAAGTTCAGGGAGGTTGACCATCTTGTCCAAGGTTACATAGCAAGTAAGTGTTAGGGCTGGATTTGAACTCAAGTCATTCAGATTTCAAGTGAGATCACCCTGTCCCACCACCTTTACACACCCAGTAAAGCTCGTATTGAAATTATTGAGGGGATGAATGGAAGATGGTAGACCAGGAGAGCCATTCATGGGAGGTAGaagatggggggtggggtggtgagaAGCTTGGGGGTGGTTTGGGAAGGcctgaggagggaagggagggagtatGAGATTCTCCATAGAATAATGGCAGTTGAAACGGTGGAGATCATCTATGGTAGATCAACCTGAGAATATGTTTGAAATGTGGCATAAGAACAGATCTCCATAGCCCAGATCAAACCAGACCTGAGATCAAATCCTGCAGGGATTCTCGGCCTTGGCATTATTTTGGGTGGGGTAATTTTTGGTAAATTTtgggggactgtcctgtgcattgtaggatgttgagCAGCACCCTGGCCTCTAGTTACTAGATGTCATTAGCAACCCCCTCTAGTTACGGcaactaaaaatgtctccagatattgccagatATCTCTTAGGGGGCAAAAaatttccctcccttcccctcacccCATTAAGAACCACTGACTTACTACTGTATAACCATGAACAGGTCACTTTGTTACTTATCTCAAAAACGGTGCTGATAAGACCTGCCTCAGAAGGTTATTGGGAGAATTTAACAATAATGATAACGTagagaattgcttttttttttttttagagaattgCCACTTAATGGACACAGTGGataatcaataaatgttggttccCTTCCACCCTGGAGACCCGAAGGAGGTATCCTTATGGATCTCTGAGAGGGTTCCCAACCTGTGCTCCTCAAACCCCTCCCCCCAACTCCAGGTGGCTCTGGGCTTGGTCTGCGAAGCTGATTACCAACCAGTGGCCCGAGCAGTACGTGAGCGGGTTGCTGCAATACAGCGGAAGCGTGAGAAGCTTCGCAAAGCTCGAGGGTTGGaggccctcccacccccaccaggaCCCCCACCAGCAACTGTCCCCATGGTTCCTGGCCCCCCCAGTGCCTTCCCCCCTGAGCCCGAGGAGCCTGAGGCAGACCAGCACCAGCCCTTCCTCCTTCGCCATGCCAGCTACTCATCTACCACCTGTAAGTCACCCTTGACCTCAGTACCTGGGTCCCAGAACCCTTGACCTCTACCCTCCACCCAGAAGTTCACCCCAGCAGCATTTGTCACTTACCCTGCCTTCCACCTTTAGCCTGGAAGTTCCCTCTGTGAAAGAATCCTCCCACAACTCCAGGCCCCTCCTTGCTCAGGCAAGCCCCCTCCTATGCCACTATTTCCCTTTATTTCCCCTTTTTtgatcctcctccctcccccaccagcgGATTGTGAGACTGATGGCTACCTCAGCTCCTCTGGCTTCCTGGATGCCTCAGACCCTGCCCTTCAGCCCCCTAGGGGGGTGCCATCCAGCCCCGCTGAGTCCCATCTCCGCCTGCCCTCGGTGAGAGCGGGTCACATGGGGGTCTCCCAGCCATTCCAAGTCTATGACCTTTCTCCCTTCTTGTAAAACCCAACCCCATGATCTGGCCCATATCCCTGAAAATCCACCACTTTTGTCCTCATCTTCCCTAGTACCCAGCATCCTTGAAACCATCTCCCTAAATCCCAACAGTTATCTTCCCCTGACCTCATGAACCCTTATCCTGTTTCAGGCTTTTGCTCTATCCATTGCACGTTCTAGCCCTGGCAGTGACTTTGCCCCCGGGGACAGGTATGTTCTGGTATGAGTTGGGGAGCTAGAGATGGTGCTTCTGGGGTCCACTGTCCTCTCTGACATTACCCTTCTCTCATTTCTCTTTTCCAGCTATGCCTCTGATGCAGCAtcagaccttaatgacatgggagAAGGGTCGGGAAGGATGAGGAGACCTCCAGGGAGAAATCTCCGCCGCAGACCCCGATCCCGGCTGCGGGTCACTAATGTAAGGAAGGGGTACAGGAGATGAGGAGGAGCCTAGAAGGTCCAGGAGGGAACTGCCAGGGGATAGGGGAGGTCAGCTGGAAAAGGAAAAGAGCAATGTATGATATGGGTACCCAAGAGCCAGTTTCTAATGCCAGAATTTGGGGATGGAGTCTGCTTCTCTCCAATCCCAATCTGGCCACTGTCATTTGGCTGGAGTGGGGCGGGGACATGAGGTGAGGACAAGGACTTGACCTCCTCCCCTCTGCTCACTTTGAATCTGAAGGTCTTAGACCAGAATGACAGAGTGGTTGAGTGCCAGCTACAGACACACAACAGCAAGATGGTGACCTTCCGATTTGATCTGGATGGGGACAGCCCAGAGGAGATCGCAGCTGCCATGGTGAGGGGGACAGAATGTTTGTGTCTGGAACAAAAGTCCCATGTTGATGTCCCCTGGCGTTGAAACCCCCCGAGCCAGACAGTAGAGTTTTTGAAGCAGTGGTTGACTCTCAGGACAGTGATACTAAAGAAGCTGCTGCCCTTCTTCTTGGTgagatttctgtttatctagggAGGTTTGGCTCCCAGCTGGCAATTTGAGACTAACACAGACAGGTATACACAAGTGCTATGTGTGaaaacctaaaaaaccaaacccactgccgtcgagttgattccgactcatagcgaccctgtaggacagagtagaactgccccatagagtttccaagaagcacctagaggatttcaactgccgacctcttggttagcagccgtagcacttaaccactataccaccagggtttcccctatgtGTGAGGTGCATGCTAAACATGTACTATGTCTCTAAGAAAAGGATGGGCTGGGGGCAGCAGGATAAAGGAGTGGGACAGATGGGTAAGGAAGGCAGTGGAGAGGACATATCTTCCTGGAGGCACAGCATAAGCAAAGGCATGGGAAGTAGGGAATGACTAAGAATACGGGGCTGGGAGGGTTTCACGGGGAGACAAATGTCACTGGAAGCAAGTGTTCCTATACAAGAATCATGGGAAACAAGGCTGGGCAGGTAGAGTGGGCCCAGAATACAGAAGGTCTTGAGAGTCAAGCAGAGTGTAACACGGTGAGAATACATTTTAAGAAGACCATTCTGCCATGTGATGTGGGAGGAGTTGGGGGGTAGGAAATCCAGCTGGGCGGTAGACTCAAAAAGCCATATGTGGTCCAAGGAGATAATAGACTATggtaggaggaagagaaggagtgaATCTGAGAGTTGTTCCGGGAAAATAAGTTACTCTGTAATCCAGCAACCTATTGACATAGTACAAtgcacataatagatgctcaataaatatttgctaaattgaTATGATGGGGAGTGAGGGAAAGGGGATGTCAAGGGCAACTGACAGCTTGAAGGAACTGGGCTAATAGTAGGCTACCAAAGgagtgagaaagttggaaacgaaagTAGGTTTGTTTAGGGGTCATGATGAGCTTGAGTGATGAGGGACAGCCAAGATAAAATCCTTCCTGGGAGTGGGAGATGGGTCAGGCATGGCTGAGAGGTGGATTTAAGAGTAGTCAGCACACAGATTGGGCCTGCTAAGCCAGACTATAGAGGGCCTGAGAGTGCATCTCAATGGATACCCCCTGTCTCAGAGTGGGAAGCGGAGGGGGTGGGGGTAGGTCATTGAAGGACACAGAGGTGGTGCCAGAGATGTAGGAGGAGCCCTGAAAGATGTTAGTAAAAACTGAGTGAGGAGAGAGTTTCAAGGAGGTGACATAGGGTAAAGCCTGAGGCAAGACCACACTGGCTTTGTGTGAGAGCAGTTTCAGTGGACTAGGGGCGTGGATGGCAGCCTCTGGGGTAAAGTAGGGAAGGATATGGGAAAGATGTCAGGCAGGCTTCAGGAACTCTCTCTGAGCATCTCCTTCATCATGTCATTCACCTTGTATGCAGGACAAAGACAAAATATCACCTGCTACACAAGGCTTATCACCTTCCACCAAGCCACTTGACCCTTCCAGAGcttcactccagccacactggtttCCGAATGGTCCTCCCAAGAGGCTGGgtgcttttctctctctgcctccatcaGCTCAGGGGTCTCTCACTCTAAGAGCCTTCTCTACTGGGCTTTCAAGACTCCTCAGATCCCACGCAGCCCAAGTGACCCCACCCCTGAACCCAGGGTCCATTGCCCTCTTCTCTCCCCTTACCAGCCCACCCTCTACTCCTCTGCAGCAGAGTTCTCCTGAGACTTAGATCTTATCTTGTAGCTTTTTGCCTCAAAGTCTTTAGTGGCTACCTGTGATTAGGAAAAAGGTCCACATTCTGGAGCGCGGCCTTTAAAATTCACAGCACTCTCAGCTATACTCAAGTCCTCACTATTTCACGAATGTGCCATGCCCTTTCACATATCAAAGCTATTGCTCATGCTCTTCTCTCTGCTTAGACTGCCCTTCTCTTCCTGATGAATAGTGTGAAACAGAGGAAAAGGTGGGCTTTCACataagacctgagttcaaattccagctcttatTTACTAACTCAGTGAACTTGGACAAGTTTCTCAACCCCTCCGAATCTCAGTTGCTCATCAGTAAAATGCAGGTGATAATATTTGTTTTGCAAGATggcctgaggattaaatgaggtaatttaTTAGAAGAGTCCACACATGGTATGTCTTTAATAAAGGGTTGCTTTTCTTACTCATCCTCCAAAACTCAGCTCCAAGGACTTCCTTTGAGAAGCTGTCCCAGCTTCCCCCATTTCCCCAGGGTGCTATGACTTGCTCCTTCTCTGGAATAACATTTTTATCTATACCTCATGAACACCTTACCTATCATGGACTGACTTGCAGTATGTTGAGTTATGTATCTACTTGTCTCTTCTACTAGATTTGGGGCTTCCTGACAGCTAGGACCTTATTCCATGCTTCCCTGTATTACCCACAGTAtgtagcacaatgcctggcacatagtaggtgctcagttagTGTTTGTAGAATTAAATG
The window above is part of the Elephas maximus indicus isolate mEleMax1 chromosome 19, mEleMax1 primary haplotype, whole genome shotgun sequence genome. Proteins encoded here:
- the WNK4 gene encoding serine/threonine-protein kinase WNK4 isoform X2, producing the protein MLAPSAQETAVPMSQTEADLALQPPPPLAAVGQPRLGPPPRRARRFSGKAEPRPRSSRLSRRSSVDLGLLSSWSQPASSVPEPPSPPDSTGACPVRSPAPNSEEPPEGTCTGGAPVKAADSASELAGSAGVLGSGEPPRLPEVTARERRRELEEKEDTETQAVATSPDGRYLKFDIEIGRGSFKTVYRGLDTDTTVEVAWCELQTRKLSRAERQRFSEEVEMLKGLQHPNIVRFYDSWKSVLRGQVCIVLVTELMTSGTLKTYLRRFREMKPRVLQRWSRQILRGLHFLHSRVPPILHRDLKCDNVFITGPSGSVKIGDLGLATLKRASFAKSVIGTPEFMAPEMYEEKYDEAVDVYAFGMCMLEMATSEYPYSECQNAAQIYRKVTSGTKPNSFYKVKMPEVKEIIEGCIRTDKNERFTIQDLLAHAFFREERGVHVELAEEDDGEKPGLKLWLRMEDARRGGRPRDNQAIEFLFQLGRDAAEEVAQEMVALGLVCEADYQPVARAVRERVAAIQRKREKLRKARGLEALPPPPGPPPATVPMVPGPPSAFPPEPEEPEADQHQPFLLRHASYSSTTSDCETDGYLSSSGFLDASDPALQPPRGVPSSPAESHLRLPSAFALSIARSSPGSDFAPGDSYASDAASDLNDMGEGSGRMRRPPGRNLRRRPRSRLRVTNVLDQNDRVVECQLQTHNSKMVTFRFDLDGDSPEEIAAAMVYNEFILPSERDGFLNRIREIIQRVETLLRRDTGPVEAVEDTLGSQEEPAPLPVLPGPLTDLSSEPQSSTSLEQRSWAVFSTSPSSPGTSLPPGNPFCPGTPLFPGPIFPITSLPCRPSPSPFPLISSQVSSYPPPYPSSSSPLPLSSSASQFPIPSSQFPQSSLPPSSPPTSSPSCSQLTPNPPSFPPSPSLPPLSSTTAAPLLSLASAFSLAVMTMAQSLLSPSPGLISQSPSAPPGTLPSLPSPPSLAPCDQKSPLPLTAEMESEASPNPARPFLGEARLAPISEEGKPQLVGRFQVTSSKEPAEPPPLQPTSPTLSGALNPPTPQLALESSDTEDSAGGGPETREALAESDRATEGLGAGVEEEEGGDGKEPQGGGSPPPLSHPSPVWMSYSYSSLCLSSEDSESSGEDEEFWAELQSLRQKHLSEVEALQTLQKKEIEDLYSRLGKQPPPGIVAPAAMLSSRQRRLSKGSFPTSRRNSLQRSEPPGPGIMRRNSLSGSSTGSQEQRASKGVTFAGDVGRM
- the WNK4 gene encoding serine/threonine-protein kinase WNK4 isoform X1, which translates into the protein MLAPSAQETAVPMSQTEADLALQPPPPLAAVGQPRLGPPPRRARRFSGKAEPRPRSSRLSRRSSVDLGLLSSWSQPASSVPEPPSPPDSTGACPVRSPAPNSEEPPEGTCTGGAPVKAADSASELAGSAGVLGSGEPPRLPEVTARERRRELEEKEDTETQAVATSPDGRYLKFDIEIGRGSFKTVYRGLDTDTTVEVAWCELQTRKLSRAERQRFSEEVEMLKGLQHPNIVRFYDSWKSVLRGQVCIVLVTELMTSGTLKTYLRRFREMKPRVLQRWSRQILRGLHFLHSRVPPILHRDLKCDNVFITGPSGSVKIGDLGLATLKRASFAKSVIGTPEFMAPEMYEEKYDEAVDVYAFGMCMLEMATSEYPYSECQNAAQIYRKVTSGTKPNSFYKVKMPEVKEIIEGCIRTDKNERFTIQDLLAHAFFREERGVHVELAEEDDGEKPGLKLWLRMEDARRGGRPRDNQAIEFLFQLGRDAAEEVAQEMVALGLVCEADYQPVARAVRERVAAIQRKREKLRKARGLEALPPPPGPPPATVPMVPGPPSAFPPEPEEPEADQHQPFLLRHASYSSTTSDCETDGYLSSSGFLDASDPALQPPRGVPSSPAESHLRLPSAFALSIARSSPGSDFAPGDSYASDAASDLNDMGEGSGRMRRPPGRNLRRRPRSRLRVTNVLDQNDRVVECQLQTHNSKMVTFRFDLDGDSPEEIAAAMVYNEFILPSERDGFLNRIREIIQRVETLLRRDTGPVEAVEDTLGSQEEPAPLPVLPGPLTDLSSEPQSSTSLEQRSWAVFSTSPSSPGTSLPPGNPFCPGTPLFPGPIFPITSLPCRPSPSPFPLISSQVSSYPPPYPSSSSPLPLSSSASQFPIPSSQFPQSSLPPSSPPTSSPSCSQLTPNPPSFPPSPSLPPLSSTTAAPLLSLASAFSLAVMTMAQSLLSPSPGLISQSPSAPPGTLPSLPSPPSLAPCDQKSPLPLTAEMESEASPNPARPFLGEARLAPISEEGKPQLVGRFQVTSSKEPAEPPPLQPTSPTLSGALNPPTPQLALESSDTEDSAGGGPETREALAESDRATEGLGAGVEEEEGGDGKEPQGGGSPPPLSHPSPVWMSYSYSSLCLSSEDSESSGEDEEFWAELQSLRQKHLSEVEALQTLQKKEIEDLYSRLGKQPPPGIVAPAAMLSSRQRRLSKGSFPTSRRNSLQRSEPPGPGIMRRNSLSGSSTGSQEQRASKGVTFAGDVGRMVRAGPREGEPREW